A DNA window from Verrucomicrobiia bacterium contains the following coding sequences:
- the rplN gene encoding 50S ribosomal protein L14, producing MLQVRSILDVADNSGAKRAAAIGVIGRNKRYAIIGDVIKAHIKEAAPDGTVKKGDVVDAVVVRTRQPIRRSDGSYLRFDSNAIVIIDKEHNPRGTRIFGPVARELREKRFMKIVSLAPEVI from the coding sequence ATGCTACAGGTACGTTCCATTCTGGATGTGGCCGACAACAGCGGCGCGAAACGCGCCGCAGCCATCGGCGTGATCGGTCGTAACAAGCGCTACGCCATCATCGGTGATGTCATCAAGGCGCATATCAAGGAAGCCGCCCCGGATGGGACCGTCAAGAAGGGCGACGTGGTGGACGCAGTGGTCGTTCGCACCCGCCAGCCGATTCGCCGGAGCGACGGTTCGTACCTGCGCTTTGACAGCAACGCGATTGTCATCATTGACAAGGAACACAACCCGCGCGGCACGCGCATCTTTGGGCCGGTCGCCCGTGAATTGCGCGAGAAGCGTTTTATGAAGATCGTCTCGCTCGCGCCAGAAGTGATTTAA
- the rpsS gene encoding 30S ribosomal protein S19: protein MGRSIKKGPFVEAHLLEKITKLNAAGSKKPIKTWSRRSMITPEFVGHTFNVHNGKVFNPVFVTENMVGHRLGEFSLTRTFKKHGAHTAKAEAK, encoded by the coding sequence ATGGGACGTTCGATTAAAAAAGGCCCGTTCGTCGAGGCTCATCTGCTGGAAAAGATCACGAAGCTTAACGCTGCCGGTTCGAAGAAGCCGATCAAGACTTGGTCGCGCCGCTCGATGATCACGCCGGAATTTGTCGGCCACACGTTCAACGTGCATAACGGCAAAGTTTTTAACCCGGTGTTCGTCACCGAAAACATGGTGGGCCATCGTCTCGGCGAATTTTCGCTGACTCGCACGTTCAAGAAACACGGCGCGCACACGGCCAAAGCGGAAGCCAAATAG
- the rplP gene encoding 50S ribosomal protein L16, with product MPLMPARVKYRKMHRGSRTGMASRGQTVAFGEYGLQSLERCWLDTKQIEAARVAVTRYMKRRGKVWLRVFPDKSYTKKPLETRMGKGKGPLESWVAVIRPANVLIEVDGVTEAVARESMRLAATKLPIKTKFISRHKVG from the coding sequence ATGCCATTGATGCCCGCAAGAGTAAAGTATCGCAAAATGCACCGCGGCAGCCGCACGGGGATGGCCTCGCGCGGACAGACGGTCGCCTTCGGCGAATACGGATTGCAATCCCTGGAACGCTGCTGGCTTGATACCAAGCAAATCGAGGCCGCGCGCGTCGCGGTGACGCGTTACATGAAACGCCGTGGCAAGGTCTGGCTGCGGGTTTTCCCGGACAAGTCGTACACCAAGAAGCCGCTCGAAACGCGAATGGGCAAAGGCAAAGGACCGCTCGAATCCTGGGTGGCCGTCATTCGCCCGGCGAATGTGCTGATTGAAGTGGACGGTGTGACGGAAGCGGTGGCCCGTGAATCCATGCGTTTGGCCGCGACCAAGCTGCCGATCAAAACCAAGTTTATTTCCCGCCACAAAGTAGGTTGA
- the rplE gene encoding 50S ribosomal protein L5: MKPRLYEKFVNEVRPALQEKRKYTNVHQVPRMEKIVVNMGVSASLEKGAIDDAAKDLAMITGRKPVISLSRKSIANFKLRENQPIGCRVTLRREAMYEFFDRLVAAALPRIRDFRGISTRSFDGRGNYSLGVSDQTIFPEIELDKIKRQQGMDITIVTSAPTDAEALDLLKLMGMPFAEGR, translated from the coding sequence ATGAAACCAAGACTCTACGAAAAATTTGTCAACGAAGTGCGGCCCGCGCTCCAGGAAAAGCGCAAGTACACAAACGTGCACCAGGTTCCGCGCATGGAAAAAATCGTCGTTAACATGGGCGTGAGCGCCTCGCTCGAAAAGGGCGCGATTGACGACGCCGCGAAAGACCTTGCGATGATCACGGGCCGCAAGCCGGTCATCAGCCTTTCGCGCAAGAGCATCGCCAATTTTAAGCTGCGCGAAAACCAGCCCATCGGCTGCCGCGTGACGCTGCGCCGCGAAGCGATGTATGAATTTTTTGACCGCCTCGTCGCCGCCGCGCTGCCGCGCATCCGCGATTTTCGCGGCATCTCGACGCGCTCGTTTGACGGACGCGGGAACTACTCGCTGGGTGTTTCCGACCAGACGATTTTTCCGGAGATCGAATTGGACAAGATCAAGCGGCAACAGGGAATGGACATCACGATTGTGACCAGCGCGCCGACGGATGCGGAAGCGTTGGATTTGTTGAAACTGATGGGCATGCCCTTCGCGGAAGGAAGATAA
- the rpmC gene encoding 50S ribosomal protein L29, translating to MSDPKIKDATADELAAMGRDLRHEMFTLRLQQASSQLEKPARLRNIRKDIARVETRISQLRKKAK from the coding sequence ATGTCGGATCCTAAAATTAAAGATGCCACCGCCGATGAGCTGGCGGCCATGGGCCGTGACCTGCGGCACGAGATGTTCACCCTGCGCTTGCAGCAGGCGAGCAGTCAGTTGGAAAAACCGGCGCGCCTGCGGAATATCCGCAAGGACATCGCCCGGGTCGAGACCCGGATTTCCCAACTCCGCAAAAAAGCGAAATAA
- the rplD gene encoding 50S ribosomal protein L4 codes for MKLKIQDIKGNSQGELEVKFPIIENGKGTQAVHDTVVAYNAAQRSGTACTKTAGEVAGTNKKPWKQKGTGRARAGSFRSPLWRGGGVVFGPKPRDYSKKVSRSTKQLSLRKALSERLHAGDVLVVNEIKLGSAKTKEFTGILSALKLVGTALIVAQPGDKNLTLASRNVANVHLTTSESLNTYQVLRSDKLVFTRGAFEKVEERLSKE; via the coding sequence ATGAAACTCAAGATTCAAGATATCAAAGGCAACAGCCAGGGTGAATTGGAAGTGAAATTTCCGATCATCGAAAATGGCAAGGGCACGCAAGCCGTTCACGACACCGTAGTCGCTTATAACGCTGCGCAACGCAGTGGTACCGCCTGCACTAAGACCGCGGGCGAAGTCGCCGGCACGAACAAGAAGCCTTGGAAGCAAAAAGGCACTGGCCGCGCTCGCGCTGGTTCTTTCCGTTCGCCCTTGTGGCGCGGCGGTGGCGTGGTCTTCGGTCCCAAACCTCGCGATTACAGCAAGAAAGTTTCGCGTTCGACCAAGCAACTTTCGTTGCGCAAGGCGCTCAGCGAACGTCTGCACGCGGGCGATGTCCTCGTGGTGAACGAAATCAAATTGGGCTCGGCGAAGACGAAGGAATTCACCGGCATCCTGTCCGCGTTGAAGCTGGTCGGCACAGCGTTGATCGTCGCTCAACCGGGCGACAAGAATTTGACGCTCGCGTCGCGCAACGTGGCGAACGTCCATTTGACGACGAGCGAATCATTGAACACTTATCAGGTATTGCGCAGCGACAAGCTGGTTTTCACCCGCGGCGCCTTTGAAAAAGTCGAAGAGCGTTTGAGCAAGGAATAA
- a CDS encoding uL22 family ribosomal protein, whose translation MQVQAITKNINMSAQKMREVVRQIQGLPALQAQAILAVVPRKSARFVAKTLKSAIANAEDQARYQKINQFKTENLKVRSAVAGTATTAKRFTPKARGSAGPILKRHCHIKIILSDE comes from the coding sequence ATGCAAGTCCAAGCCATTACCAAAAATATCAACATGTCCGCGCAAAAAATGCGCGAAGTGGTTCGTCAGATCCAAGGTTTGCCCGCGCTGCAGGCGCAGGCTATTCTTGCGGTCGTCCCGCGCAAGTCCGCGCGGTTCGTCGCCAAGACCTTGAAATCGGCCATCGCCAATGCCGAAGACCAGGCCCGCTACCAAAAGATCAACCAGTTCAAGACTGAAAACTTGAAAGTGCGCTCCGCGGTGGCCGGCACGGCAACGACCGCAAAGCGTTTTACTCCGAAAGCGCGTGGTTCGGCCGGACCGATCCTCAAGCGCCATTGCCACATCAAAATCATTTTGTCAGACGAATAA
- the rplB gene encoding 50S ribosomal protein L2, giving the protein MKVYRPLTPSTRYITVASYADITKTKPEKSLIFTRKKTGGRNHFGRVTSRGIGRGNKQKIRNVDFKRNKHGIVASVIAIEYDPRRTARLALLQYADGEKTYIIAPVGLQVGARLMSGATAAPEVGNNLPLSAVPVGLPIHNIELVPGKGGQMVRTAGAAATLMSRDEGYAQVRLPSGEIRRINESCHATIGQVGNTEHENVILGKAGRSRHRGIRPLSRAVAKNPVDHPMGGGAGKTSGGGHPVTPWGVITKGKKTRNRRKLSNRFILVRRDGRPMKLK; this is encoded by the coding sequence ATGAAAGTTTACCGACCACTAACGCCGTCCACGCGCTACATTACTGTCGCGTCGTACGCCGACATCACGAAGACCAAGCCCGAAAAGAGCCTGATCTTCACCCGCAAGAAAACGGGCGGGCGCAATCATTTCGGTCGCGTCACCAGCCGCGGCATCGGCCGGGGCAACAAGCAGAAGATTCGTAATGTTGATTTCAAGCGCAACAAGCACGGCATCGTCGCTTCGGTGATCGCGATTGAATACGATCCCCGCCGCACGGCCCGCCTGGCGTTGCTGCAATATGCGGATGGCGAAAAGACTTACATCATCGCTCCCGTCGGTTTGCAGGTCGGCGCGAGATTGATGAGCGGCGCGACTGCGGCTCCTGAAGTGGGAAATAATCTTCCTTTGAGCGCGGTTCCCGTGGGTCTGCCGATTCACAACATCGAATTGGTTCCTGGCAAGGGCGGCCAGATGGTTCGCACCGCTGGCGCTGCCGCGACTTTGATGTCGCGCGACGAAGGCTACGCGCAAGTACGTTTGCCCTCGGGCGAAATTCGCCGCATCAACGAAAGTTGCCACGCCACGATCGGCCAGGTCGGCAACACCGAACACGAAAATGTCATTCTCGGCAAAGCCGGGCGCAGCCGTCATCGCGGCATCCGTCCGTTGAGCCGCGCAGTCGCGAAGAACCCGGTGGATCATCCGATGGGTGGCGGTGCCGGCAAGACTTCGGGCGGCGGTCATCCGGTGACGCCTTGGGGTGTCATCACCAAGGGCAAGAAAACGCGCAATCGCCGCAAGCTATCGAACCGCTTTATTTTGGTTCGTCGCGATGGCCGGCCAATGAAACTCAAATAA
- the rpsQ gene encoding 30S ribosomal protein S17: MAETTVNLTDRGHRKERVGEVISNKMTKTIIVRVERRFPHPRYKKVVTGYSKFYAHDEKSEAKIGDRVRIRETRPLSKTKNWRLVEVVERNADAAPVAA, translated from the coding sequence ATGGCTGAAACAACTGTCAATCTCACGGATCGTGGCCACCGCAAAGAGCGCGTCGGCGAAGTCATCTCCAACAAGATGACCAAAACCATCATCGTGCGCGTCGAACGCCGTTTCCCGCATCCCCGCTACAAAAAAGTGGTGACCGGCTACAGCAAATTTTACGCGCATGACGAAAAGAGCGAAGCCAAGATCGGCGATCGCGTGCGCATCCGCGAGACGCGCCCCCTTTCCAAAACCAAAAACTGGCGCCTCGTGGAAGTCGTCGAGCGCAACGCTGACGCCGCTCCCGTCGCCGCCTAG
- the rplX gene encoding 50S ribosomal protein L24 yields the protein MKSFHVKKGDEVVVIAGSEKGKRGKVISIAVKKERVIVEGVKLIKKHMRQNKNNPQGAIVEREGTIHISNVMAAEAFDARASKRGTAPAKA from the coding sequence ATGAAGAGTTTTCATGTAAAAAAGGGTGATGAGGTCGTCGTGATCGCCGGCTCCGAAAAGGGCAAGCGCGGCAAGGTCATCTCGATCGCCGTCAAAAAAGAACGCGTCATCGTGGAAGGCGTCAAGCTGATCAAGAAGCACATGCGCCAAAACAAGAACAACCCACAAGGCGCCATCGTGGAACGCGAAGGCACCATTCACATCTCCAATGTGATGGCGGCGGAAGCATTCGACGCGCGCGCCAGCAAGCGCGGCACCGCCCCGGCAAAAGCATAA
- the rpsJ gene encoding 30S ribosomal protein S10, whose amino-acid sequence MAGQRIRTRLKAFDHRVIDQSARDIADTVKRTGARVAGPIPLPTRVERFTVLRSPHSDKKSQETFEQRTHKRLLDIIEPTAKTVDELKKLNLPAGVDITIKI is encoded by the coding sequence ATGGCTGGACAACGTATTCGTACTCGCTTGAAAGCATTTGACCATCGGGTCATTGACCAATCCGCCCGCGACATCGCGGACACGGTCAAGCGCACCGGCGCCCGCGTCGCGGGGCCGATCCCTCTTCCGACCCGCGTCGAGCGGTTCACCGTTTTGCGCTCGCCGCATTCGGACAAGAAATCGCAGGAAACCTTCGAGCAGCGCACCCACAAGCGCCTGCTCGACATCATCGAACCCACGGCCAAGACTGTGGACGAACTTAAGAAACTCAATCTCCCCGCAGGCGTGGACATCACCATCAAGATTTGA
- the rpsC gene encoding 30S ribosomal protein S3, which produces MGQKTNPTGLRIAVNKDWRSKWYAGKKDFGKLLTEDRQIRDLLKKKLESASVPRILIERAATRCRITIMTARPGVVIGRKGAEIDKLKEELSKMTGKEIYVDILEIKTPELDAQLVAENIALQLERRVSFRRAMKKALQTTKDFGAEGIKLRCAGRLGGAELARVEQYHWGRVPLHTLRADIDYGFAEASTVYGKLGVKCWICKGETKGSKVQQPQAPAPIAAAPEAA; this is translated from the coding sequence ATGGGCCAAAAGACTAATCCAACGGGATTGCGCATCGCGGTCAATAAAGACTGGCGCTCCAAGTGGTATGCCGGCAAAAAAGATTTCGGCAAACTGCTGACCGAAGACCGCCAGATCCGCGATCTGCTCAAGAAGAAACTCGAGTCGGCCTCGGTGCCGCGGATTTTGATCGAGCGCGCGGCGACGCGTTGCCGCATCACGATCATGACCGCCCGCCCGGGCGTGGTCATTGGCCGCAAAGGCGCGGAAATTGACAAGCTCAAGGAAGAATTGAGCAAGATGACCGGCAAGGAAATTTACGTGGACATCCTCGAGATCAAGACGCCGGAATTGGATGCCCAGCTCGTCGCGGAAAATATCGCGTTGCAGCTCGAACGCCGTGTTTCCTTCCGTCGCGCGATGAAAAAAGCATTGCAGACCACGAAGGATTTTGGCGCGGAAGGCATCAAGCTTCGTTGCGCCGGTCGTCTCGGCGGTGCGGAACTCGCCCGCGTGGAGCAATATCATTGGGGACGCGTCCCGCTTCATACGTTGCGCGCGGACATTGATTACGGATTTGCCGAAGCGAGCACTGTCTATGGCAAGCTCGGCGTGAAATGCTGGATTTGCAAAGGCGAAACCAAAGGTTCGAAAGTGCAGCAGCCGCAGGCGCCCGCGCCGATCGCTGCCGCTCCTGAAGCTGCTTAA
- the rplW gene encoding 50S ribosomal protein L23 codes for MNSFDIVKTVRLTEKGTRQGEKLNQYTVVADRRANKVQIRHAVQELFKVKVIKVNTLNVRGKARRKRTSQAGKTPDWKKALVTLKEGDKITLT; via the coding sequence ATGAATTCTTTTGATATCGTTAAAACCGTGCGTCTGACCGAAAAGGGGACGCGGCAGGGTGAAAAACTGAACCAATACACCGTCGTGGCCGACCGCCGCGCGAACAAAGTCCAGATCCGCCACGCGGTGCAGGAATTGTTCAAGGTGAAGGTGATCAAAGTGAACACTCTCAATGTGCGCGGCAAAGCCCGCCGCAAACGCACCTCCCAGGCTGGCAAAACGCCCGACTGGAAAAAGGCGCTCGTGACCTTGAAAGAGGGCGACAAAATTACCCTGACCTAA
- the rpsN gene encoding 30S ribosomal protein S14, which translates to MAKKSWLERNKKKAETVKKYAALRAELKAKGDYAGLAKLPRNASPTRVVNRCAMSGRRHGYLRKFNCSRLTFREAALNGLIPGVTKASW; encoded by the coding sequence ATGGCTAAGAAATCATGGTTGGAGCGCAATAAGAAAAAAGCCGAGACGGTTAAGAAGTACGCCGCGCTGCGTGCCGAGTTGAAAGCCAAGGGCGATTACGCCGGCCTGGCCAAGCTGCCCCGCAATGCGAGTCCCACGCGCGTCGTGAACCGTTGCGCAATGAGCGGACGCCGCCACGGTTATCTGCGCAAGTTCAACTGCTCGCGTTTGACTTTCCGTGAAGCGGCCTTGAACGGATTGATCCCGGGCGTAACGAAAGCGAGCTGGTAA
- the rplC gene encoding 50S ribosomal protein L3, whose amino-acid sequence MLGLLGKKLGQTRVYDEKGVLSSVTIVLAGPNRVLQCKTEESDGYNAVQLGFDDQKDQRVTKPLLGHIKKHNGAAVKRIREFRNFTLSVKPGDIVGPTIFAKGDFVDAIGVTKGRGFEGVMKRHNFRGGDASHGAKGWRRRPGAIGQRLFPGTVMRGMRMPGHMGQIRRTVQNLEIIQVREAENLLLIKGAVPGANGDYVVIREAKKLRKGSAAAAAAIAAPAAAAKKK is encoded by the coding sequence ATGCTCGGCTTACTAGGAAAAAAATTGGGCCAGACGCGCGTCTATGACGAAAAGGGCGTCCTGTCTTCTGTCACCATCGTGCTCGCCGGTCCCAACCGCGTGCTACAATGCAAGACTGAAGAATCCGACGGCTACAACGCCGTGCAACTCGGTTTTGACGATCAGAAAGACCAGCGCGTCACCAAGCCGCTGCTCGGCCACATCAAAAAGCACAACGGCGCCGCAGTGAAACGCATCCGCGAATTCCGCAACTTCACGCTTTCGGTCAAACCGGGCGACATCGTCGGACCGACGATTTTTGCCAAGGGCGATTTTGTGGATGCCATCGGCGTCACCAAGGGCCGAGGCTTTGAAGGTGTCATGAAGCGTCATAATTTCCGCGGTGGCGATGCTTCCCACGGCGCAAAAGGCTGGCGCCGCCGCCCGGGCGCCATCGGTCAGCGTCTGTTTCCAGGTACCGTTATGCGCGGCATGCGCATGCCTGGTCACATGGGCCAGATCCGCCGCACCGTTCAGAATTTGGAAATCATACAGGTTCGCGAAGCCGAAAATCTGCTGTTAATCAAGGGTGCTGTTCCGGGTGCCAACGGAGATTATGTCGTGATTCGTGAGGCGAAGAAATTGCGCAAAGGCTCCGCTGCCGCGGCTGCTGCTATCGCCGCACCCGCCGCCGCTGCAAAGAAAAAATAA